A window from Gottschalkiaceae bacterium SANA encodes these proteins:
- the argH gene encoding argininosuccinate lyase yields MKLWGGRFSQATHKEVDAFNASIPFDYRMYAEDIEGSMAHSKMLHKQGFFSDEELKAVETELTSLKSEIEAGKIDWNIEYEDIHMHIEALLTEKLGATAKKIHTARSRNDQVALDFKLYAKKQAIAAKEQLTRLVHVLTDIAAQHTETILPGFTHLQHAQPITLAHHLMAYVEMFLRDIDRMDSTLQRMNLSPLGAGALATTTLNIDPLFTAKELGFTGVMRNSLDAVSDRDYLLELMNHNALIMMHLSRFSEELIIWNSTEFSYIRFQDAFATGSSMMPQKKNPDLPELIRGKTGRVYGSLVSLLTTMKALPLAYNKDMQEDKEAFFNSSDTVSQCLSIFTFLFDEGILFNKENMLASAKKGYLNATDLADYLVERKIPFRDAHHIVGELVALAIAKGLPLEELSLEDFQSIHPQIESGVYAFLELDACINRRNQPGGPAPNRVLDHIHFVKSNY; encoded by the coding sequence ATGAAATTATGGGGCGGAAGATTTTCACAGGCAACACATAAAGAAGTAGATGCTTTTAACGCTTCCATCCCCTTTGACTACCGAATGTACGCGGAAGATATCGAGGGGAGCATGGCGCATAGCAAGATGCTGCACAAACAGGGCTTTTTCTCCGACGAAGAACTAAAAGCAGTTGAAACAGAGCTCACTTCCCTGAAGAGTGAGATCGAAGCTGGAAAAATCGATTGGAATATCGAATACGAAGACATTCATATGCATATTGAAGCCTTGTTGACCGAAAAATTGGGTGCAACAGCAAAAAAAATCCATACGGCGAGAAGTCGAAACGATCAAGTCGCACTGGATTTTAAGTTATATGCCAAAAAACAGGCAATCGCAGCAAAAGAACAGCTGACAAGACTTGTACATGTATTGACAGATATTGCTGCTCAGCATACGGAAACCATCCTGCCGGGCTTCACCCATTTGCAGCATGCCCAGCCCATCACCCTAGCTCACCATCTAATGGCCTATGTTGAGATGTTCTTACGAGATATCGATCGAATGGATTCGACGCTTCAGCGCATGAATCTGTCCCCTTTAGGAGCAGGCGCCCTGGCGACAACAACCTTGAATATTGATCCACTTTTTACCGCCAAGGAATTGGGTTTCACTGGTGTGATGCGAAACAGTCTAGATGCCGTATCGGATCGCGACTATTTATTGGAATTAATGAACCACAACGCCTTGATTATGATGCACTTAAGTCGATTTAGCGAAGAGCTGATCATTTGGAATTCAACCGAATTTAGCTATATTCGATTCCAAGACGCCTTTGCCACTGGCAGCAGTATGATGCCGCAAAAGAAAAACCCCGATCTGCCGGAATTAATTCGCGGCAAAACAGGGCGTGTCTATGGAAGCTTGGTCTCACTTTTGACCACCATGAAAGCCTTGCCTCTGGCCTATAACAAAGATATGCAGGAAGACAAGGAAGCCTTTTTTAATTCCAGCGATACCGTTTCTCAGTGCTTGTCGATCTTTACCTTCCTCTTTGACGAAGGCATCCTCTTCAATAAAGAGAACATGCTCGCTTCAGCAAAAAAAGGCTACCTCAATGCCACAGACTTGGCAGATTATCTGGTGGAGCGCAAAATTCCATTCCGAGACGCTCATCATATCGTCGGCGAATTGGTCGCTCTAGCAATCGCAAAAGGACTTCCTTTAGAAGAACTTTCTCTGGAAGACTTTCAATCGATTCATCCTCAGATCGAATCGGGTGTATATGCCTTTCTTGAATTGGATGCTTGTATCAATCGAAGAAATCAACCTGGAGGACCAGCGCCAAACCGTGTCCTCGATCATATTCATTTTGTTAAATCGAATTATTAA
- a CDS encoding peptide ABC transporter substrate-binding protein, translating to MKRKMTLLLAVLMILSVGLAGCGNSEPTVATTTEQTEATAEQTETTSEQTLRVNWGANPPDMDPATTTDQVSIMILNDTLEGLVRLNPKGEALIGTGLAESMTVSEDGTIYTFVLRDANWDDGSVITANDVLFSWRRVVDPATAAQYAYQLYPIKNAQAISKGELALDELGVKVIDEKTLEVTLERPTPYFLSLLGFITYYPVQEASVVEFGEKFATAPEFMVSSGPFKVETWMQEQRLDMVKNDQYWDAEAVKLERIEGDMLVDLNTPINLYETGELDTIAVPSEYLDKYRDSEEFISMPVATTWYMQYNCEDEFFSNVKIRKAFSMALNRSAFVDNVLANGSVVAGAFVPTGIPGKDGGDFTGQTGITLKDVGTMGEAGITEANDLLDEGLAEIGKTREQLAAHVTYLTGESDVAKKFGQAFQQMWKETLEISVPVEAVSFAIRLDKYNTKEYTISLAGWGADYNDPMTFLDTMITGSGNNNAFWSNSEYDALIEKATVTAGNDRMDAMIEAAQILDAEMPVAPVYYRARNMVEREYVKGLVRFPVGVDNEFKWTSIEK from the coding sequence ATGAAAAGAAAGATGACACTACTATTGGCGGTTCTAATGATTTTATCTGTAGGATTAGCCGGTTGTGGCAACAGCGAGCCGACTGTTGCAACAACAACAGAACAAACAGAAGCAACAGCAGAGCAGACAGAAACAACGTCGGAGCAAACCCTGCGCGTAAATTGGGGAGCAAATCCACCGGATATGGATCCAGCCACAACGACAGACCAAGTATCAATTATGATTTTGAATGATACTTTGGAAGGCTTGGTTCGATTGAATCCCAAGGGAGAAGCTTTAATTGGAACGGGTCTTGCAGAATCAATGACTGTTTCTGAAGATGGAACCATTTATACCTTTGTTTTACGTGACGCAAACTGGGATGATGGATCGGTTATTACAGCAAATGATGTACTGTTTTCATGGCGCCGTGTTGTCGATCCGGCAACAGCAGCCCAGTATGCATATCAACTGTATCCAATCAAGAATGCACAGGCAATCAGCAAGGGTGAACTTGCACTTGATGAGCTTGGGGTGAAAGTGATTGATGAAAAAACCTTGGAGGTCACTCTTGAGCGACCGACCCCATATTTCTTGTCTTTGTTGGGATTCATCACTTACTATCCAGTACAAGAAGCCAGTGTAGTTGAATTTGGTGAAAAATTCGCAACAGCGCCTGAATTCATGGTTTCATCAGGTCCATTTAAAGTGGAAACTTGGATGCAAGAGCAAAGACTAGATATGGTGAAAAATGATCAATATTGGGATGCGGAAGCTGTAAAATTAGAGCGCATTGAAGGCGATATGCTAGTGGATTTGAATACACCAATCAACCTGTATGAAACGGGTGAATTGGATACGATCGCTGTGCCAAGCGAATACTTGGACAAATACCGTGATTCAGAAGAGTTCATTTCTATGCCAGTGGCAACGACTTGGTACATGCAATATAACTGTGAAGATGAATTCTTCTCCAATGTGAAGATTCGTAAAGCTTTCTCCATGGCTTTGAACCGATCCGCTTTTGTTGATAATGTGTTGGCAAATGGATCTGTGGTAGCCGGTGCCTTTGTACCGACAGGAATTCCTGGAAAAGACGGTGGAGACTTCACGGGACAAACGGGAATCACCTTGAAGGATGTTGGAACCATGGGAGAAGCTGGAATTACTGAGGCAAATGATTTGTTGGACGAGGGATTGGCTGAGATTGGCAAAACTCGTGAGCAATTGGCTGCCCATGTGACTTACTTGACTGGCGAGTCTGACGTAGCTAAGAAATTTGGCCAGGCTTTCCAACAAATGTGGAAAGAAACTCTTGAAATTTCAGTTCCTGTTGAGGCGGTATCTTTTGCAATCCGTTTGGACAAATATAATACAAAAGAGTATACCATTTCTTTAGCAGGATGGGGTGCTGACTACAATGACCCAATGACATTCTTGGATACAATGATTACAGGAAGTGGAAATAACAATGCTTTCTGGTCAAATTCTGAGTATGATGCCTTGATTGAAAAAGCGACGGTAACAGCTGGGAATGATAGAATGGATGCGATGATCGAAGCTGCACAAATTCTGGACGCAGAAATGCCAGTTGCACCAGTCTACTATCGAGCACGGAACATGGTAGAACGTGAATATGTAAAAGGATTGGTTCGATTCCCAGTTGGAGTTGACAATGAATTCAAATGGACATCAATTGAAAAGTAG